The Bacteroidales bacterium nucleotide sequence CATTCTTTTTTTCACATCATCGAGATGGTATTCAATAAGCCCGTCAATAGGTGATTGCACTATCTTCTGAATAGCCATATTATTTTCCGATGCAATTTCATTTAAAATATCGGCAAAAACAAATGCTACGGAACCGGTAAAACTCACAGGAATTTCTTTACAACGCGAATACCGAAGAAGTTGAGTTTTAAAAAAATCAGAAAAACTGTTTTTCACAATTTCTTTAAAGAAAACATTAGAAACATTTTCTGTAGCAAACAAAGCAAACGAAGCAAGAAAACGGTTTGGAAAAGGTTTTTTGTAAATCTGAGTTAGTATTTCTTCTTTTGAGTAACCATATTTTTTTTGATACAATTCGCTGATCTCTTTCGGAGCATTCAATGATAAAGTTTCTTTCAATATTTGTTTACCTATATGAGCAGCGCTGCCTTCATCACCTAATATATAACCTAACGAAGGAATGTTTTCTGTAATTTTTTTCCCATCATAGATGCATGAATTGGAGCCTGTACCAAGTATACATGCCAGTCCTTCATTATGCCCAAATAATGAACGCGCAGCGCCCAGCAGGTCGCTTTCAACTTCAATGCTCGCATTAGGAAATAAAGGAGTAAGCGCATCTTCAATAACCATGCACTTTTCCGTTGATGAACATCCTGCACCATAGAAATATATTTCTTTAACTCCATCGCTGTTCATGAATGGAACAAGGTCTTTATCCACCTCTTCATTTATATGCAGGGAATCAATAAAGAATGGATTAAACCCATTGGTTTGAAATGGTCTTATATCATCACTGCTGTGAATAAGACGCCAATCGGTCTTTGTAGCTCCGCTATCGGCAATTAAAATAGGATGACTCATATTTATTCTGTTATTGCAGGCTGTTTAACTATTACTTTCTTTTTCCATCTACCCTTAAAATAATATATGAATGAAAATACCGTTCCGGCAAACCATGCAATCGGCATCGACCACCAGATTCCATTCATACCAATTTTATCAGATAAAAAATATGCAAGAGGAATTCGTATTAACCATAATGATAATAATGTAAGAAACATCGGCACCAATGTATCACCTGCTCCACGGAAAACACCGGTGTTTATAAACATCATTGAAAACAGCAAATAAAATGAACTAACGATCAACAGGTAATTAGAACCAATGCGGATAACTTCTTTATCCTGATTAAACACCGACATCAGCTGAGAAGAAAAAAGCCATATCATAATTGACATTACTATGGAAATACCACCCGTGATCACTTGCGCCGACAAGTATCCTTTTCTTACCCTTTCTTGTTTCCCTGCTCCCAGGTTTTGTCCGACAAAGGTCATCAGCGCCATCGAAAAATTCATAGCAGGTAAAGTAGCAAAAGAATCGATCCTTCCGGCAATCGTGTATGCTGCAATTGTATTGGTACCAAAACTATCAACTATTTTCAATAAAGCCATCATCCCGAGAGCAACAAATGTTTGCTGTAACCCGGAAGGCAATCCTATTTTCAAACTCTTATAAAAAATATTCTTGTCAAAATATATTTTCACAAAAGAAATTCTTATAAACTCATGTTTCTTATTCAGGTAAAAAGTTGCAATTATAAAAGCTACTGCTTGTGCAATTACTGCTGCTATTGCGGCACCCTCAATTCCCATTTTCATTACAGGAATAAATATCATTTCAAGAATAATATTAAGAACCGTAGCAATTATCATAAAATATAAAGGGGTTTTGGAATCGCCCATCCCCCGAAGAACCGCATTTGTTCCCTGGAAACCGGCCATAAATAATATTCCTATCATGTATATCCTGATATAAAGCAATGCTTCCGGCAATACTTCTATAGGCAGATCTAACAGCATAAAAATATCCCTGCAAAATAACAATCCGGTAACTCCTATGATAATCGAAGCAAAAAATAAAAAAATATACGCCGTGTCTACAGAACGTTTAACCGCATCATAATCCTTTGCTCCAAAATATTGTGAAATGATAATATTGATACCGGCAGTAATACCCATCAATAATGAAATAAGCGCAAACAAAACAGGAAATGATGCACCTACTGCGGCTACAGAAGCTTTACCCAAAAAATTCCCAACGATAATACTATCCACTATCATGTTGAACATCTGGAAAACATTCCCCAGCAACATAGGTATTGCAAAATAAAAAATAAGCTTTCCTTCTTTCCCTACAGTTAGATCTTTCATGAAATAAAAATAAGCGTGGCAAAAATATAAATAATAAGCCATGTAAATTTCTTCACGAGATACGAAGAAATACAAAAATTGTTAACAACTAAAATATACAGGAAAGAATATTCTGTACTATAGACAGAAAAAGAATTATTTTTTCTTTAAAACTTCAATCATTTTTTTGCCAATATCGGCAGGTGAATCCACAACATGAACGCCACATTCACGCAATATTTTTTTCTTCGCTTCAGCGGTATCGTCTTTGCCACCAATGATAGCGCCGGCATGTCCCATTGTACGACCTTTGGGAGCTGTAGCACCGGCAATAAAACTTACAACAGGTTTTTTATTATTATTTTTAATCCACATTGCTGCATCAGCCTCCATGTTTCCGCCAATTTCGCCAATCATTACAATACCTTCTGTTTTTGGATCATCCATAAAAAGTTTCATTGCATCTAAAATTGTTGTTCCGGGAATGGGATCCCCGCCAATTCCAATTCCGGTTGATTGTCCTAACCCAACTTTGGTGATCTGGTCAACAGCTTCATAAGCCAGCGTTCCTGAACGCGAAATGATTCCGATAGTACCGGGTTTATGAATAAATCCGGGCATAATACCAATTTTAGCTTCACCCGGGGTTATAATTCCCGGGCAATTAGGACCAATCAAGGTACAATTTTTCTTAGAAATATATTCTTTAACAGACACCATATCCTTTACAGGAATACCTTCAGTAATACAAACGATAACTTCGATTCCGGCTTCAGCAGCTTCAGTTATAGCGTCGGCAGCAAATGCAGGCGGTACAAATATTACCGAAACATTGGCTTTCGTTTTTTCAACCGCGTCAGCAACAGTATTGAAAACCGGTTTTCCCAAATGTTGTTGCCCACCCTTACCGGGTGTGATGCCGCCAACTACATTCGTACCGTACTCAATCATCTGTGTTGCATGAAAAGTAGCTTCAGTGCCGGTAAAGCCCTGTACCAATACTTTGGAATCTTTGTTAACTAATACGCTCATTTTACTTATTTTTACAATTTCAGTTTTACAAAATTACATTTTGAATTATTATAACCAAACCTTTTTACTTATTTTTGTTATAAAGATTTTATTATGCTGAATGAAGATACAATATGTGCTGTAAGCACACCCTTTGGAACAGGCGCTATTTCTATAATAAGACTTTCCGGGAAAGATGCATTCGGAATTTCTGAAAAAATATGGAAATCCAAAAACAGTAATCTTCATTTTAATGAACTGAAATATCATCATGCATATCTTGGAAATATTTTCCAGGAAGAAAACATTTTTCTTGATGAAGCAATAATAACTCTTTTTAAAAGTCCTGAAAGTTTTACCACTGAAGATGTTGTTGAATTTTCGTGTCATGGCTCAATTTATATTCAGCATCAGTTATTACAGTTACTTATAAGAAATGGCGCACGTGCTGCACAACCCGGCGAATTTTCATTACGTGCATTTTTAAACGGACGAATTGACCTTACACAAGCGGAAGCCATTGCAGACCTTATCTCGTCGACTTCGCAATCTGCACACCGGCTTGCCATTCAGCAGATGCGTGGTGGTTTCTCAAATGAAATAAAAGTGCTGCGCAGTAAACTCCTTAACTTTTCATCA carries:
- a CDS encoding ATPase, with translation MSHPILIADSGATKTDWRLIHSSDDIRPFQTNGFNPFFIDSLHINEEVDKDLVPFMNSDGVKEIYFYGAGCSSTEKCMVIEDALTPLFPNASIEVESDLLGAARSLFGHNEGLACILGTGSNSCIYDGKKITENIPSLGYILGDEGSAAHIGKQILKETLSLNAPKEISELYQKKYGYSKEEILTQIYKKPFPNRFLASFALFATENVSNVFFKEIVKNSFSDFFKTQLLRYSRCKEIPVSFTGSVAFVFADILNEIASENNMAIQKIVQSPIDGLIEYHLDDVKKRMAARFSADDD
- a CDS encoding MATE family efflux transporter, with translation MKDLTVGKEGKLIFYFAIPMLLGNVFQMFNMIVDSIIVGNFLGKASVAAVGASFPVLFALISLLMGITAGINIIISQYFGAKDYDAVKRSVDTAYIFLFFASIIIGVTGLLFCRDIFMLLDLPIEVLPEALLYIRIYMIGILFMAGFQGTNAVLRGMGDSKTPLYFMIIATVLNIILEMIFIPVMKMGIEGAAIAAVIAQAVAFIIATFYLNKKHEFIRISFVKIYFDKNIFYKSLKIGLPSGLQQTFVALGMMALLKIVDSFGTNTIAAYTIAGRIDSFATLPAMNFSMALMTFVGQNLGAGKQERVRKGYLSAQVITGGISIVMSIMIWLFSSQLMSVFNQDKEVIRIGSNYLLIVSSFYLLFSMMFINTGVFRGAGDTLVPMFLTLLSLWLIRIPLAYFLSDKIGMNGIWWSMPIAWFAGTVFSFIYYFKGRWKKKVIVKQPAITE
- the sucD gene encoding succinate--CoA ligase subunit alpha, with the protein product MSVLVNKDSKVLVQGFTGTEATFHATQMIEYGTNVVGGITPGKGGQQHLGKPVFNTVADAVEKTKANVSVIFVPPAFAADAITEAAEAGIEVIVCITEGIPVKDMVSVKEYISKKNCTLIGPNCPGIITPGEAKIGIMPGFIHKPGTIGIISRSGTLAYEAVDQITKVGLGQSTGIGIGGDPIPGTTILDAMKLFMDDPKTEGIVMIGEIGGNMEADAAMWIKNNNKKPVVSFIAGATAPKGRTMGHAGAIIGGKDDTAEAKKKILRECGVHVVDSPADIGKKMIEVLKKK